One genomic window of Neisseria sp. oral taxon 014 str. F0314 includes the following:
- a CDS encoding NUDIX domain-containing protein: protein MAERPCFSGVLDGSAHDGLWQWAQRQYGLKGSWQTLWLNGLPLGRLNPQWGAQLKKDWPGAVGEDSDGLHLAGESWAALGLSLQSTACGWREAGVLRGWRGEYFDVCDEAGRPLFALERAAFRPFGLLSRAIHLNGLTCRGGWRFWIGRRSADKAVDPNKLDNIVGGGVASGETALEAALRESEEEAGLGAVLPDRMRRQSCLHSLRPVSRGLHNEILHIFDVVLPPDFAPKNQDGEVAGFVLMDVPELVGAMLAGEMMDDAQLVTLDAFRRYGLLKPQHPLSQWLESLRRHPQEAV from the coding sequence ATGGCTGAGCGACCTTGTTTTTCGGGTGTTTTGGATGGCAGCGCACACGACGGCCTGTGGCAGTGGGCGCAGCGGCAGTATGGTTTGAAAGGAAGCTGGCAGACGCTCTGGCTCAACGGGTTGCCTTTGGGCCGTCTGAATCCGCAATGGGGCGCGCAGCTTAAAAAAGACTGGCCGGGCGCCGTCGGCGAAGATTCAGACGGCCTGCACTTGGCCGGAGAAAGCTGGGCGGCTTTGGGCCTCAGCCTGCAAAGCACGGCCTGCGGCTGGCGGGAGGCCGGCGTACTGCGCGGCTGGCGCGGTGAATATTTCGACGTGTGCGACGAAGCCGGCCGGCCGCTGTTTGCCCTGGAACGCGCCGCCTTCCGCCCGTTCGGGCTGTTGAGCCGCGCCATACATCTGAACGGGCTGACCTGCCGCGGCGGCTGGCGGTTTTGGATAGGCCGCCGCAGTGCGGACAAAGCCGTCGATCCGAACAAGCTCGACAACATCGTCGGTGGCGGTGTCGCCAGCGGTGAAACGGCGCTTGAGGCCGCATTGCGCGAAAGCGAAGAAGAAGCGGGGCTGGGCGCGGTTCTGCCCGACAGAATGCGGCGGCAAAGCTGCCTGCATAGCCTGCGCCCCGTATCGCGCGGCCTGCACAACGAAATCCTGCATATTTTCGATGTCGTGCTGCCGCCCGACTTCGCTCCGAAAAACCAAGACGGCGAAGTGGCCGGATTCGTCCTGATGGACGTTCCCGAATTGGTCGGGGCCATGCTCGCCGGCGAAATGATGGATGACGCCCAGTTGGTGACGCTCGACGCCTTCCGCCGCTACGGCCTGCTGAAACCGCAACATCCGCTGTCGCAATGGCTCGAAAGCCTGCGCCGCCATCCGCAAGAGGCCGTCTGA
- the nadD gene encoding nicotinate-nucleotide adenylyltransferase, translating into MKNIGLFGGTFDPVHNGHLHIARAFADETGLDTVVFLPAGDPYHKPQATQTSAAHRLAMTELAAAEDARFAVSDCDIVRGGATYTFDTVQIFRQQFPAARLWWLLGSDSLMKLHTWKKWQTLVKQTHIAVAMREGDSLGQTPRELHAWLGEALQNGSVRILQAPLYDISSTRIRQDIRNGSLPDGLIPPQVARYIREHGLYR; encoded by the coding sequence ATGAAAAACATCGGACTATTCGGCGGCACCTTCGACCCCGTACACAACGGCCACCTCCACATCGCCCGCGCCTTCGCCGACGAAACCGGTTTGGACACGGTCGTTTTCCTGCCCGCAGGCGACCCCTACCACAAACCGCAGGCCACGCAGACTTCCGCCGCACACCGCCTCGCCATGACCGAGCTTGCCGCAGCGGAAGATGCCCGTTTCGCCGTCAGCGACTGCGACATCGTGCGCGGCGGCGCGACCTACACCTTCGACACGGTGCAGATTTTCCGCCAGCAGTTTCCCGCCGCCCGACTCTGGTGGCTGCTCGGCAGCGACAGCCTGATGAAGCTGCACACCTGGAAAAAATGGCAGACGCTGGTTAAACAGACCCACATCGCCGTCGCCATGCGCGAAGGCGACAGCCTCGGGCAGACCCCGCGCGAACTGCACGCATGGCTGGGCGAAGCGCTGCAAAACGGCAGCGTCAGAATCCTGCAAGCCCCGCTGTACGACATCAGCTCCACCCGAATCCGACAGGACATCCGCAACGGCAGCCTTCCCGACGGCCTGATACCGCCGCAGGTGGCGCGCTATATCCGCGAACACGGCCTGTACCGCTGA
- a CDS encoding carbonic anhydrase yields the protein MSELESILSFNRQFVDSGEYEKFFTDKYPERGLAILSCMDARMMELLPRALGLKNGDAKLIKNAGAVVSHPWGSVMRSLLVAVFELKVREIMVIAHHDCGMQGLHAESFLNKVHDSDIPDDRIETLRHAGINLDGWLTGFDNVEDSVRHTVRLIRNHPLMPADIAVHGLVIHPTTGKLNMVVNGTLAQANLSDGL from the coding sequence ATGAGCGAACTGGAAAGCATCCTTTCTTTCAACCGGCAATTCGTCGATTCCGGCGAATACGAGAAATTCTTTACCGACAAATACCCCGAACGCGGGCTGGCGATTCTGTCGTGCATGGACGCGCGGATGATGGAGTTGCTCCCGCGCGCGCTCGGCCTGAAAAACGGCGACGCCAAACTGATTAAAAACGCCGGCGCGGTCGTCAGCCACCCGTGGGGTTCGGTGATGCGCAGCCTGCTGGTGGCCGTGTTCGAACTGAAAGTCAGGGAAATCATGGTCATCGCCCACCACGACTGCGGTATGCAGGGGCTGCACGCCGAAAGTTTCCTAAACAAAGTGCACGACAGCGACATTCCCGACGACCGCATCGAAACCCTGCGACATGCCGGCATCAACCTCGACGGCTGGCTGACCGGCTTCGACAATGTGGAAGACAGCGTGCGCCACACGGTCAGACTTATCCGCAACCACCCGCTGATGCCCGCCGACATCGCCGTACACGGCCTCGTCATCCACCCGACCACGGGCAAACTGAACATGGTCGTCAACGGCACCCTTGCGCAGGCAAATCTTTCAGACGGCCTTTGA
- a CDS encoding DUF5339 family protein codes for MKTSALLATLLAALALSACGDSSSGSGSASSAVCDEYEKAFAASVEGVDAATKEMMQKSFDQTKEALKNLPADQRDATCSESLKALKGEQAGAAEDKAEEAKEAAEEAKDAAADAKEDAQ; via the coding sequence ATGAAAACATCAGCTTTACTGGCAACCCTGTTGGCCGCACTGGCCCTGTCCGCATGCGGCGACAGCTCTTCCGGCTCCGGCAGCGCAAGCTCGGCAGTCTGCGACGAATACGAAAAAGCATTTGCCGCATCCGTCGAAGGTGTGGACGCAGCAACTAAAGAAATGATGCAAAAATCGTTCGACCAGACCAAAGAAGCGCTGAAAAACCTGCCCGCCGACCAGCGCGACGCCACTTGCAGCGAATCGCTGAAAGCACTGAAAGGCGAACAGGCCGGCGCCGCAGAGGATAAAGCCGAAGAAGCGAAAGAAGCTGCCGAAGAAGCCAAAGACGCCGCGGCTGACGCTAAAGAAGACGCCCAATAA
- the rsfS gene encoding ribosome silencing factor, which translates to MTEQELQDLQKMVETAVEALDDIKADNISVLETQDKTSLFSRMIIASGDSSRQVKALANNVAVSLKEAGFEILSTEGQDSGEWALVDAGDLVVHVMLPAVRDYYDIDTLWGGEKPSFYAGAQKPWHAADN; encoded by the coding sequence ATGACAGAACAAGAACTGCAAGACCTGCAAAAAATGGTCGAAACCGCCGTCGAAGCATTGGACGACATCAAAGCCGACAATATTTCGGTTTTGGAAACGCAAGACAAAACCTCGCTGTTTTCCCGCATGATTATCGCCAGCGGCGACAGCAGCCGCCAAGTCAAAGCCTTGGCCAACAACGTGGCCGTCAGCCTGAAAGAAGCCGGATTCGAAATCCTGAGCACGGAAGGACAGGACAGCGGCGAATGGGCGCTGGTGGACGCTGGCGATTTGGTGGTGCACGTCATGCTGCCCGCCGTGCGCGACTATTACGACATCGACACCCTCTGGGGCGGCGAAAAGCCGAGTTTCTACGCCGGCGCGCAAAAACCCTGGCACGCGGCCGACAATTAA
- a CDS encoding ABC transporter ATP-binding protein, which produces MLQLKNINKSFGTKQVAQNISLSVEGGGVLAVLGKSGCGKSTLLKIIAGLTPADGGEVWLNGRDITLMPSEKRNISLMFQDYALFPHLNAWQNAAFGLKMRKVPRKEAEQRARQALDEVGLGGEAERSVDSLSGGEQQRLALARALVTQPDLLLLDEAFSSLDTHLRRHLRDQTVRRIRRQNIPAILVTHDPEEAFTLADRIALMHAGRVLQYGAPRDLLQHPADAQAARLLGLQNISEERYIPPQAITVCAAGSDSPAEGRIVCITDLPEARRLIFVHRRYGELTADLDRQQAGWLDSLPDNGRIGVAIDDRQIVRFAGQASTGGGAV; this is translated from the coding sequence ATGCTGCAACTGAAAAACATCAACAAATCCTTCGGTACGAAACAAGTCGCGCAAAACATCAGCCTGAGCGTGGAAGGCGGCGGCGTGCTCGCCGTGTTGGGCAAATCGGGTTGCGGCAAATCCACCCTGCTCAAAATCATTGCGGGCCTGACCCCCGCCGACGGCGGTGAAGTCTGGCTGAACGGGCGCGACATCACCCTGATGCCGTCTGAAAAACGCAATATCTCATTAATGTTCCAAGACTACGCCCTGTTTCCTCATCTCAACGCATGGCAGAACGCCGCCTTCGGCCTCAAGATGCGCAAAGTACCGCGGAAAGAGGCCGAACAGCGGGCGCGGCAAGCCTTGGACGAAGTCGGACTGGGCGGCGAAGCCGAACGCAGCGTGGACAGCCTGTCCGGCGGCGAACAGCAGCGCCTCGCACTGGCCCGCGCACTGGTGACGCAGCCCGACCTGCTGTTGCTGGACGAAGCCTTTTCCAGCCTCGACACCCACCTGCGCCGCCACCTGCGCGACCAAACCGTCCGCCGGATACGCCGGCAGAACATTCCCGCCATATTGGTTACCCACGACCCCGAAGAAGCCTTCACCCTCGCCGACCGCATCGCCCTGATGCACGCGGGCAGGGTGTTGCAATACGGCGCGCCGCGCGACCTGCTGCAACATCCTGCCGACGCGCAAGCCGCGCGGCTGCTGGGTTTGCAGAACATCAGCGAAGAACGCTACATCCCGCCGCAGGCGATAACCGTTTGCGCCGCCGGTTCGGATTCGCCGGCCGAAGGCCGCATCGTCTGCATCACCGACCTTCCGGAAGCGCGCCGCCTCATTTTCGTCCACCGCCGCTACGGCGAATTGACCGCCGACTTAGACCGGCAACAGGCCGGATGGCTCGATTCCCTGCCGGATAACGGCAGAATCGGTGTCGCCATAGACGACCGGCAAATCGTCCGCTTTGCCGGTCAGGCCTCTACTGGCGGCGGAGCCGTCTGA